From Littorina saxatilis isolate snail1 unplaced genomic scaffold, US_GU_Lsax_2.0 scaffold_738, whole genome shotgun sequence, one genomic window encodes:
- the LOC138955706 gene encoding uncharacterized protein gives MGNWSANNGYASVSQSGNSNIGASVYSVLESPWVNFSKPSCVEFTYSRGATPYQIQVFLAFNNVEQPFLVKDSNSVPNNQNRTARFSIKPMTGKIQFRVLGGGATWNTPPPKLYHVTVVEDSCVHQDGQSTTSNCTQASVTTISSTTWHPTTSDRTCPTLSTDGDIPSPDGESDNSAAAIAGVVVTVVVLIVVIIVVVLVCMRKRRQSKPDDENRNTEDLSMTTGGRRDPSRSSDTSNYYLTPLNVYDGLTNRNLEEHAYADMTNQNNTYEVLTQDRGDTRPYDSLAARNNAELTEQGASACSEYYNTVSPPGWGSSSSKKAPATSNGSDNQNI, from the exons ATGGGGAACTGGAGCGCAAACAATg GCTATGCCAGTGTCAGCCAGAGCGGCAATTCAAATATTGGAGCAAGCGTATATTCCGTTCTGGAGTCTCCATGGGTAAACTTTTCTAAGCCATCGTGTGTCGAGTTTACATACTCCAGAGGAGCCACGCCATATCAGATCCAGGTGTTCCTTGCATTCAACAATGTTGAACAGCCATTCTTGGTGAAAGACTCTAACTCAGTTCCTAACAATCAGAATCGTACTGCACGATTTAGCATCAAACCCATGACAGGAAAG ATTCAGTTCCGAGTTTTGGGCGGAGGTGCTACATGGAATACGCCACCTCCCAAACTTTACCACGTCACAGTTGTTGAAGACAGCTGTGTACATCAGG ATGGACAATCTACAACATCCAATTGTACACAAGCGTCAGTCACCACGATCTCGTCTACCACATGGCACCCCACTACCAGCGACAGAACATGTCCAACGTTGTCTACTGATGGCGACATACCGTCTCCAG ACGGCGAGAGTGATAATAGCGCTGCTGCCATCGCCGGGGTTGTGGTAACTGTCGTTGTactcatcgtcgtcatcatcgtcgtagTCCTTGTCTGCATGAGAAAACGTCGCCAAAG CAAACCTGATGATGAAAACAGAAACACCGAGGACCTGTCAATGACAACAGGAG GCCGCAGAGATCCCTCGAGATCTTCAGACACTTCCAACTACTATCTCACACCCCTGAACGTATATGATGGTTTGACCAATCGAAACCTCGAAGAACACGCGTATGCTGATATGACCAATCAGAACAACACTTACGAAGTCTTGACGCAGGACAGGGGAGATACCAGACCTTACGATTCGCTAGCTGCCCGAAATAATGCGGAACTGACAGAGCAGGGAGCAAGCGCGTGTTCCGAATACTACAACACAGTGAGTCCGCCAGGGTGGGGTTCTTCATCTTCAAAGAAAGCTCCTGCTACTTCAAATGGTTCTGATAATCAGAATATTTAG